The following proteins are encoded in a genomic region of Leptospira fainei serovar Hurstbridge str. BUT 6:
- a CDS encoding HAD family hydrolase, with amino-acid sequence MFSYSPWHLALRGKISRMALLLDLDNTLFDSVAIYEATIKQLEKSAREFGFKNSNQFRQFYNNARSETKRDLPKSPTNQLRILYFKKMSESLFGRTDPGWVLKLEAAYFRYFLNGIKEWKRKHKKDFDRILRLLIDIAENRDIVLLTNENLRTQLLKLTVLFPKPFPYKLMTSQEAGAEKPARIIFEKAMEFDSGKDQATYMIGDSFEGDIEGALMFGINAIYVHSILQNKKAGHIIIEKKIHRLGDYWESPSLEAGLNFILSLDGGRVVTQ; translated from the coding sequence ATGTTTTCATATTCTCCTTGGCATTTGGCATTAAGAGGAAAAATTTCCCGTATGGCACTTCTCCTGGATTTGGATAATACTCTTTTTGATTCTGTTGCGATTTATGAAGCGACAATTAAACAATTGGAGAAGAGCGCGCGAGAATTCGGGTTTAAGAATTCTAATCAATTTCGACAATTCTATAATAATGCACGTTCCGAAACGAAGCGAGATTTGCCCAAGAGTCCGACTAACCAGCTAAGAATACTCTATTTTAAGAAAATGTCCGAATCGCTTTTCGGGCGGACTGACCCAGGATGGGTGCTTAAATTGGAAGCCGCATACTTTCGATATTTTCTGAACGGAATCAAAGAGTGGAAGCGCAAGCATAAGAAAGACTTTGATAGAATTCTCCGCCTCTTGATTGATATTGCGGAAAATCGAGATATAGTTCTTCTAACGAATGAAAATTTGAGAACGCAGCTCCTAAAATTAACGGTTCTATTTCCCAAACCGTTTCCGTACAAACTTATGACTTCTCAAGAAGCGGGAGCTGAAAAGCCAGCTCGTATCATTTTCGAAAAAGCTATGGAATTCGATTCCGGAAAAGATCAAGCTACATACATGATCGGCGATTCGTTTGAGGGAGATATCGAGGGGGCGCTTATGTTCGGAATAAATGCAATCTATGTACATTCAATTCTACAAAACAAAAAAGCCGGACATATCATAATAGAGAAAAAGATTCATAGACTAGGAGATTATTGGGAATCTCCTAGCCTGGAAGCGGGATTGAATTTTATATTAAGTCTTGATGGCGGCCGCGTCGTTACTCAATGA